A genomic region of Sebaldella sp. S0638 contains the following coding sequences:
- a CDS encoding replication initiation protein codes for MEFFYYNNYKISFDKFLSKHEKVLIKNFIHKKIEKYSVSEFLSQLDVNKSELHTILDKFQKKNVKIYFKEDIYSYMFLSGYETTSNIVILQFSDMLKNISQMNTIPDFQSVITLQEKFTLRFFLKYCQDINDSKKMEISVEDLKESIEVDSYSRFYDFEKFILKTIASDIEENTPYIVFYDKIKSGSSVNNKIVSLSFIITNKNFYANSKFAIELLEKTSQYINFNTAITKITELLGVYPKDIILNGIKNLGKNHTIENHLENIIKERFFESRSLLVHIKEKADNIILLQKILFTEMEKIKESEIFDDQIVNSRFNKKFYMINIDKKIFFETKSIRIEILELSDKFYDIKIYKKT; via the coding sequence ATGGAATTTTTTTATTACAATAACTATAAAATAAGTTTCGATAAATTTCTTTCTAAACATGAAAAAGTTCTAATAAAAAACTTTATACATAAAAAAATCGAAAAATACTCTGTTTCAGAGTTCCTGTCACAACTCGATGTAAACAAGAGTGAACTTCACACTATTTTAGACAAATTTCAAAAGAAAAACGTAAAAATCTATTTTAAGGAAGATATTTATTCATACATGTTTCTTTCAGGCTATGAAACTACCAGCAATATAGTAATTCTCCAGTTCAGCGACATGCTTAAAAATATTTCGCAAATGAATACTATCCCGGATTTTCAGTCTGTGATAACATTACAGGAAAAGTTTACCCTGCGTTTCTTCCTGAAATACTGTCAGGATATTAATGACAGCAAAAAAATGGAAATATCAGTGGAAGACCTGAAAGAATCTATTGAAGTGGATTCCTATTCCAGATTTTATGACTTTGAAAAATTTATACTAAAAACTATAGCCTCTGATATAGAAGAGAATACTCCTTACATCGTCTTTTATGACAAAATAAAGTCAGGAAGCAGTGTTAATAATAAAATAGTCAGTTTAAGCTTCATTATTACGAATAAAAATTTTTATGCCAATTCCAAATTTGCCATAGAACTTCTGGAAAAAACTTCACAGTACATAAACTTTAATACCGCTATTACCAAAATTACCGAATTGCTTGGTGTCTACCCTAAGGATATTATTCTGAACGGAATAAAAAATCTAGGGAAAAACCATACTATTGAGAATCATCTTGAAAATATAATAAAAGAACGTTTTTTCGAAAGCCGTTCTCTTTTAGTACATATAAAAGAAAAAGCAGATAATATTATCCTGCTTCAAAAAATACTGTTCACGGAAATGGAAAAAATAAAAGAAAGCGAGATTTTTGATGACCAGATAGTAAACAGCAGATTTAACAAAAAATTCTATATGATTAATATTGATAAAAAAATCTTCTTTGAAACTAAATCCATCAGAATAGAAATACTCGAGCTTTCAGATAAATTTTATGATATAAAAATATATAAAAAAACTTAG
- a CDS encoding PTS sugar transporter subunit IIC, whose translation MSKIMTILEERVAPAVNKIGGQRHLRAVRNGIISMLPLTIVGSFFVIFLNVPIPGYDELIAPIKASLDIPFRYTVGIMSIYVSFGIAHQLAKSYNLDELTSGFLAVAGFLISSVVPTQVSKGVDGVIAAGRWMPIAKLSASSLFGAILAAIISVEIYRFFKEKDIVIKMPDGVPPAVSNSFAALFPAIAIILLFWVIRHLLGFDISEALSTLLAPLKGILAGNSLLGGLLTVFLILFFWVLGIHGPAILGPIIRPIWDATIAENMDAFTAGASAHALPNIFTEQFLQWFLWIGGSGMTLPLVFLFLISKSRFLKDLGKLSLLPGIFNINEPVIFGAPIVMNPILAIPFIIVPIICTIISYILTRVGMIPMMMAKLPFTVPAPIGALISTNWSVMACILVFVNFFIGLVIYYPFFKMYEKQLLEQEAAAKTTEEA comes from the coding sequence ATGAGTAAAATTATGACAATATTAGAAGAAAGGGTGGCACCTGCTGTTAATAAAATAGGCGGGCAGAGACACCTTAGAGCAGTCAGAAACGGGATAATATCAATGCTTCCTTTGACTATCGTGGGATCATTCTTTGTAATTTTCCTGAATGTACCAATACCGGGATATGATGAGCTGATAGCTCCTATTAAAGCTTCGCTGGATATACCGTTTAGATATACAGTAGGTATAATGTCGATATATGTATCTTTTGGTATAGCGCATCAGCTGGCAAAAAGTTATAATTTGGATGAATTGACATCAGGATTCCTTGCTGTGGCAGGATTTCTTATCTCATCAGTAGTGCCGACACAGGTTTCAAAAGGTGTAGACGGTGTAATAGCAGCCGGAAGATGGATGCCTATAGCAAAATTAAGTGCATCAAGTCTTTTTGGAGCTATACTGGCAGCAATAATATCAGTGGAAATATATAGATTTTTTAAAGAAAAAGATATAGTAATAAAAATGCCTGACGGTGTTCCGCCCGCAGTATCAAACTCTTTTGCGGCATTATTTCCTGCAATAGCAATAATATTACTTTTCTGGGTAATAAGACACTTATTAGGATTTGATATAAGTGAAGCTTTATCAACACTGCTTGCTCCGTTAAAAGGTATTCTCGCAGGTAATTCACTGCTCGGAGGATTATTAACAGTTTTCCTTATACTGTTTTTCTGGGTATTGGGAATTCACGGGCCGGCAATACTCGGTCCGATTATCAGACCAATATGGGATGCTACAATAGCTGAGAACATGGACGCATTTACAGCAGGTGCAAGTGCACACGCCCTGCCTAATATTTTTACTGAGCAGTTTCTGCAATGGTTTTTGTGGATAGGCGGATCAGGTATGACTCTTCCTCTGGTATTCCTGTTTTTGATATCAAAATCAAGATTCTTAAAAGATCTGGGTAAATTATCCCTGCTTCCGGGAATCTTTAATATAAACGAACCTGTAATCTTTGGTGCGCCGATAGTTATGAACCCTATTCTGGCAATACCGTTTATAATAGTACCGATAATATGTACAATAATCTCATATATTTTAACAAGGGTGGGGATGATACCTATGATGATGGCAAAACTGCCGTTTACAGTTCCCGCACCTATAGGAGCTTTGATAAGTACAAACTGGAGTGTAATGGCTTGTATTCTGGTATTTGTGAACTTCTTTATAGGGCTGGTTATCTATTATCCTTTCTTCAAAATGTATGAAAAACAGCTTCTTGAACAGGAAGCTGCTGCCAAGACAACAGAAGAAGCATAG
- a CDS encoding KDGP aldolase, protein MLDTKIKFYKGRVALNVLAKDLANAKEIYEAAEGHVVVGLLSKNYDKIEDGVAEVKEYLKELGVVSVGLGAGDPSQFQKAALISCETDPGHVNQVFTGAGYAAGALKAKGYGRTYINVLMSPTGEPGKVKINTGELSEKEKPAIVDVDTAVAMLKDMKAHSVKFFPMGGLKSIEELKEVVKASERGGLELIEPTGGIDLENFEEILKVCVESKIPRIMPHIYGSIIDKETGLTRVEDVKKLYEIIKKMV, encoded by the coding sequence ATGCTTGATACTAAAATAAAGTTTTATAAAGGAAGAGTGGCATTAAACGTACTCGCAAAAGATCTGGCAAATGCAAAAGAAATATATGAAGCAGCGGAAGGTCATGTAGTAGTAGGCCTTTTATCAAAGAATTATGACAAAATAGAAGACGGAGTGGCAGAGGTAAAAGAATATCTGAAAGAACTGGGAGTAGTATCTGTAGGACTTGGAGCGGGAGATCCGAGCCAGTTTCAAAAAGCGGCATTAATATCGTGTGAGACAGATCCAGGACATGTAAATCAGGTATTTACTGGGGCAGGATATGCAGCGGGAGCTTTGAAGGCGAAAGGGTATGGCAGAACGTATATAAACGTGTTAATGAGTCCTACTGGAGAGCCGGGGAAAGTAAAGATAAACACAGGAGAGCTTAGTGAGAAAGAAAAGCCTGCAATAGTGGATGTAGATACAGCAGTGGCAATGCTGAAAGATATGAAGGCACATTCAGTAAAGTTTTTTCCAATGGGAGGACTGAAATCAATAGAGGAACTAAAAGAAGTAGTAAAGGCAAGTGAAAGAGGCGGTCTGGAACTAATAGAGCCGACAGGAGGAATAGACCTTGAAAACTTTGAGGAAATCCTGAAAGTATGTGTGGAAAGCAAAATACCAAGAATAATGCCTCATATATACGGATCGATAATAGATAAGGAAACAGGGCTTACAAGAGTAGAAGATGTTAAGAAACTTTATGAGATTATAAAAAAAATGGTTTAA
- a CDS encoding DUF871 domain-containing protein, which translates to MKRKLGISIYPEKSTPERDKEYIEKAHKYGFRKIFTCLLSVDKPVEEIKKEFIEIIDFADKLGMEVILDISPAVFDKLNISYNDLTFFKELGAAGIRLDLGFDGLKEAQLTYDKTDLKIELNMSNDIDYLNNILSYSPNKDNLIGSHNFYPQKYTGLEYEYFLSCSRRFKEKGIRTSAFISSQTADFGPWSINDGLCTLEMHRGLPVTIQAKHLWATGLIDDVVIGNAYASDEELKALGELNPYLLELDVELEDGITDIERKILFQENHLRRGDISEYMIRSTEVRKRYTGADIPARNYDMQKNGDIVIGNNEFGKYKGETQIVIKDMPADNRKNRAGKVIEEELFLLSFIGPWINFKFKEKK; encoded by the coding sequence ATGAAAAGAAAACTTGGAATATCTATATACCCTGAAAAATCAACGCCTGAAAGGGATAAGGAATATATAGAAAAAGCACATAAATACGGCTTTAGAAAAATTTTTACATGTCTCTTATCTGTGGACAAACCTGTGGAAGAGATAAAGAAGGAATTTATCGAAATAATTGATTTTGCAGACAAGCTTGGAATGGAAGTAATACTTGATATTTCACCGGCAGTATTTGATAAATTAAATATAAGCTATAATGATCTTACTTTTTTCAAAGAACTCGGTGCAGCGGGAATACGTCTTGATCTGGGATTTGACGGATTGAAAGAAGCACAGCTTACTTATGATAAAACAGATTTGAAAATAGAACTCAATATGAGTAATGATATAGATTATCTGAATAATATACTGAGTTATTCGCCTAATAAGGATAACTTAATAGGAAGTCACAATTTTTATCCTCAGAAATATACAGGGCTTGAATATGAATATTTTTTGAGTTGCAGCAGAAGATTTAAGGAAAAAGGGATAAGAACGTCGGCTTTTATTTCTTCACAGACTGCGGACTTTGGACCGTGGAGTATAAATGACGGCTTGTGCACCCTTGAAATGCACAGAGGGCTTCCTGTAACCATTCAGGCAAAGCATTTGTGGGCAACAGGACTGATAGACGATGTGGTAATAGGGAATGCTTATGCAAGTGACGAGGAACTGAAAGCCTTGGGCGAACTGAATCCTTATCTTCTTGAACTGGATGTGGAACTTGAGGATGGTATAACAGATATCGAGAGAAAAATACTTTTTCAGGAAAATCATCTTAGAAGAGGTGATATAAGCGAGTATATGATAAGATCAACAGAGGTAAGAAAGAGATATACAGGCGCTGATATTCCTGCTAGAAATTACGATATGCAGAAAAACGGTGATATCGTAATAGGAAATAATGAATTCGGCAAGTATAAAGGTGAAACACAGATAGTAATAAAAGATATGCCGGCAGATAACAGAAAAAACAGAGCCGGCAAGGTTATAGAAGAAGAATTGTTTTTACTTTCATTTATTGGTCCGTGGATAAACTTTAAGTTTAAAGAAAAAAAATAA
- a CDS encoding metal-dependent hydrolase has product MKIKFLGQSCFLIETNGKNIITDPFLKDNPKNPTLLKDIPKLDLILITHAHSDHVGDAVELALRDDAVIVTGNELAKWLANKGVKVIPTGIGGRKDFDFVSVKFTQAIHSSSINDNGQMLYGGLAAGILIYAEGKTIYHAGDTALFLDMKLIGETNKIDYAILPIGDNFTMGIDDSVTAAEWLGAKHYIPMHYNTFPLIEQNPEEWLEKIETAGLSGKIMNYGDILEI; this is encoded by the coding sequence ATGAAAATAAAATTTTTAGGACAATCGTGTTTCCTTATAGAAACTAATGGTAAAAATATAATAACAGATCCTTTTCTAAAGGATAATCCCAAAAATCCCACTTTACTTAAAGATATTCCAAAACTTGACTTGATATTAATAACACATGCACATTCAGACCATGTAGGAGATGCAGTTGAACTGGCATTAAGAGATGATGCTGTTATAGTAACAGGAAATGAGCTTGCCAAATGGCTTGCGAATAAAGGAGTAAAGGTGATTCCCACAGGTATAGGGGGAAGAAAGGATTTTGACTTTGTGAGTGTAAAGTTCACACAGGCAATACATAGTTCCAGCATAAATGATAACGGTCAGATGCTTTACGGCGGACTGGCAGCAGGAATTTTGATCTATGCAGAAGGAAAAACAATATATCATGCAGGAGATACAGCATTATTTCTTGATATGAAGCTTATAGGGGAGACAAATAAAATTGATTATGCAATACTTCCCATAGGGGATAATTTTACAATGGGGATAGATGACTCGGTAACAGCTGCTGAATGGCTTGGGGCAAAGCATTATATACCAATGCATTATAATACTTTTCCTCTTATAGAACAAAACCCTGAAGAATGGCTTGAAAAGATAGAGACAGCGGGACTTTCGGGGAAAATAATGAATTACGGGGATATTCTTGAGATATAA
- the kduI gene encoding 5-dehydro-4-deoxy-D-glucuronate isomerase, with the protein MDVRYASHPDDVKNYDTETLREKFLIEKVFGKDEINLTYSHVDRIIAGGILPVEKELKLEVGDALGTDYFLQRREMGIINIGGKGEVVLDGEAFTLNPKDGMYIGLGIKDVVFRSLDKNDPAKFYMNSAPAHKKYPTVKIDINKANPAHMGDEKLSNKRTIYKYIDPSVCESCQLLMGMTILEPNNMWNTMPCHTHDRRMEVYFYFNLPEDQRVFHFMGKPDETKHLVLANEQGAISPSWSIHSGVGTHNYTFIWGMVGENVNYGDMQAVKMEDLK; encoded by the coding sequence ATGGACGTAAGATATGCAAGTCATCCTGATGATGTAAAAAATTATGATACAGAAACTTTGAGAGAAAAGTTTTTAATAGAAAAAGTATTTGGAAAAGATGAGATAAATTTAACATATTCACATGTAGACAGAATAATAGCAGGAGGAATCCTTCCTGTGGAAAAAGAGCTGAAACTGGAAGTGGGAGATGCTCTTGGTACTGATTATTTCCTTCAAAGAAGAGAAATGGGAATAATAAATATAGGAGGAAAAGGAGAAGTAGTTCTTGACGGTGAGGCTTTTACGCTGAATCCTAAAGATGGAATGTATATAGGACTTGGAATTAAGGATGTAGTTTTCAGATCTCTTGATAAGAATGATCCTGCGAAGTTCTATATGAACTCAGCACCTGCACATAAAAAATATCCTACTGTAAAAATAGATATAAATAAAGCAAATCCGGCTCATATGGGTGACGAAAAACTTTCAAACAAAAGAACAATATATAAGTATATAGATCCAAGTGTATGCGAAAGCTGTCAGCTTCTTATGGGGATGACAATTCTGGAACCTAACAATATGTGGAATACAATGCCGTGTCATACACACGACAGAAGAATGGAAGTATATTTTTACTTTAATCTTCCAGAAGATCAAAGAGTATTTCATTTTATGGGGAAACCTGATGAAACAAAACACCTGGTACTGGCAAATGAGCAGGGGGCAATATCTCCAAGCTGGTCTATTCATTCAGGAGTAGGAACTCACAACTATACATTTATATGGGGAATGGTTGGGGAGAACGTTAATTATGGTGATATGCAGGCAGTAAAAATGGAAGATTTAAAATAG
- a CDS encoding IclR family transcriptional regulator, with protein sequence MNNANNVLSILKAFDLLELLSKYENGLSLTDLSNNLKWNKATTHRIANTLLARGYITQNEETLKYKMSFKILSLGSRLLNETKFNEIAAPFLKNLLCAISETIHLVFLDGLGVAYIDKLEPKDMPYRMNTYIGKRNPLYSTAVGKIMLAYNYMDNLDEIWAGFDLKSYTPNTITSIDKMRDELKTILKNGYAYDNEEQELDIICIAAPVFNNLGTVNYAVSVSVPKNRFSEEKEKNILKHLLETTEEISKNLGYSPK encoded by the coding sequence ATGAATAATGCCAACAATGTTTTATCCATTTTAAAAGCATTCGACCTGCTCGAACTTTTAAGCAAATATGAAAACGGTCTGTCTCTTACAGATCTTTCAAATAATTTGAAATGGAATAAAGCCACTACACACAGAATAGCAAATACTCTTCTCGCAAGAGGATATATCACGCAAAATGAAGAGACTCTGAAATATAAAATGTCTTTCAAAATACTAAGTCTTGGCAGCAGGCTTCTTAACGAAACTAAGTTTAATGAAATAGCCGCCCCATTTTTAAAAAATCTCCTATGTGCAATAAGCGAAACAATCCATCTGGTATTTCTCGACGGTCTCGGAGTTGCATATATAGACAAGCTGGAACCAAAGGATATGCCGTATAGAATGAATACCTATATAGGTAAGAGGAATCCCCTTTATTCCACAGCTGTGGGAAAAATCATGCTTGCATATAATTACATGGATAATCTTGATGAGATATGGGCAGGATTTGATCTGAAGTCTTATACTCCGAATACCATTACATCTATAGATAAAATGAGAGACGAACTAAAAACTATTTTGAAAAACGGATATGCATATGACAATGAAGAACAGGAATTAGACATTATATGTATCGCAGCTCCTGTATTCAATAATCTGGGAACTGTTAACTACGCCGTAAGTGTGTCTGTTCCCAAAAACAGATTTAGTGAAGAAAAAGAAAAAAATATACTAAAACATCTTTTGGAAACTACTGAGGAAATTTCCAAAAATCTGGGTTATTCCCCAAAATAA
- the kduD gene encoding 2-dehydro-3-deoxy-D-gluconate 5-dehydrogenase KduD has translation MSGLTGFSMDFFSLKGKTVFITGANTGLGQGYAIALATAGADLFIVTYDREWEETEKLITAEGAKVKFFQADLTKRDQITAAVNACVEEYGKIDVLVNNAGTIRRAPLLEYKDEDWQAVMDINLNAVYYLSQDAAKQMVKQGGGKIINVASMLSFQGGKFVPPYTASKHGVAGLTKAFANELAEKNIQVNAIAPGYIETANTAPIRADEGRNKEILGRIPAGKWGKPFDLMGSIVFLASKASDYVTGHILAVDGGWLVR, from the coding sequence ATGTCAGGGTTAACAGGATTTTCAATGGACTTTTTCTCATTGAAAGGGAAAACCGTTTTTATAACAGGTGCCAATACAGGGCTAGGTCAAGGTTATGCAATAGCACTTGCCACAGCAGGAGCTGATTTATTTATAGTAACTTATGACAGAGAGTGGGAGGAAACAGAAAAGCTGATCACTGCCGAAGGAGCAAAAGTAAAATTCTTTCAGGCAGACCTTACTAAAAGAGATCAGATAACAGCAGCTGTAAATGCATGTGTTGAAGAATACGGGAAAATAGATGTTCTTGTTAATAATGCAGGAACTATAAGAAGAGCTCCGCTGCTTGAGTACAAAGATGAAGACTGGCAGGCAGTTATGGATATAAATCTGAATGCTGTGTACTATCTGAGTCAGGACGCGGCAAAGCAAATGGTAAAACAGGGCGGAGGAAAAATTATTAATGTTGCTTCTATGCTTTCATTTCAGGGAGGGAAATTTGTACCGCCTTACACAGCGAGTAAACACGGTGTGGCAGGATTAACAAAAGCTTTTGCCAATGAACTTGCCGAAAAGAATATACAGGTCAATGCAATTGCACCGGGATATATAGAAACTGCGAATACTGCACCTATCAGAGCAGATGAAGGTAGAAACAAAGAGATCCTGGGAAGAATACCGGCAGGTAAATGGGGAAAACCGTTTGATTTAATGGGAAGTATTGTATTTCTCGCAAGCAAGGCATCTGATTATGTAACAGGGCATATTCTGGCTGTTGACGGCGGATGGCTCGTAAGATAA
- a CDS encoding PfkB family carbohydrate kinase yields the protein MKVAAFGEVMMRCSVPGKKKLFQSNMLEYMFSGTGLNVMGQLGRFGLETELITKLPANPLGDAAVSQIQSLGINTEKISRGGEFIGIYFLEEGFGKRPSVVTYTDRRGSSFCKSKLKDYNMDDILENVDMLHLCGISLAMNDDVRNTMFSLAKRAKEKGILVVFDCNYREKLWKKKYEDAIPNYKKIIEYSDIVFASEKDISNIFGIKSEKENVEIEEILRDLIPEFAAKYDLKLVSGTIRDNKSLNSQKLKGFAYKNKKIYFSEYQELEIYDRIGGGDAYTSGILYKYLKKAKLEEMVDFAVASAVLGHTTYGDTPVSALEEVEELLHGNFSEVKR from the coding sequence GTGAAAGTAGCAGCATTTGGAGAAGTAATGATGAGATGCAGCGTTCCCGGCAAAAAGAAACTGTTTCAGTCAAATATGCTGGAATATATGTTTTCCGGAACAGGATTAAATGTAATGGGACAGCTTGGCAGATTCGGGCTGGAAACAGAACTGATTACAAAACTGCCGGCAAATCCGCTTGGGGATGCAGCAGTCTCGCAGATACAAAGTCTTGGTATAAATACAGAAAAGATATCAAGGGGCGGAGAATTTATCGGAATATATTTTCTTGAGGAAGGTTTTGGGAAGAGACCCTCAGTAGTTACATACACTGACAGAAGAGGGAGTTCTTTCTGTAAATCAAAGCTGAAAGATTATAATATGGATGATATTCTGGAGAATGTGGATATGCTTCATTTATGCGGGATAAGCCTTGCCATGAATGATGATGTAAGAAATACCATGTTTTCCCTTGCCAAAAGAGCAAAAGAAAAAGGAATTCTGGTTGTTTTTGACTGTAATTACAGGGAAAAACTGTGGAAGAAAAAATATGAAGATGCTATACCAAATTATAAAAAAATAATAGAATATTCTGATATTGTTTTTGCCAGTGAAAAAGATATCAGCAATATATTCGGTATAAAAAGTGAAAAAGAAAATGTGGAAATAGAAGAAATATTAAGAGATCTTATTCCGGAATTTGCAGCGAAGTATGATCTAAAACTTGTGTCAGGAACAATAAGAGATAATAAAAGTCTGAACTCCCAAAAATTAAAGGGATTCGCATATAAAAATAAAAAAATTTACTTTTCTGAATATCAAGAACTTGAAATTTATGATAGAATTGGAGGAGGAGATGCTTACACTTCAGGTATACTTTATAAGTATCTGAAGAAAGCAAAACTTGAAGAAATGGTTGATTTTGCAGTAGCAAGTGCTGTTTTGGGACATACTACATACGGAGATACTCCGGTGTCGGCATTGGAAGAAGTGGAAGAACTGCTTCACGGTAATTTTAGTGAGGTGAAAAGGTAA
- a CDS encoding DgaE family pyridoxal phosphate-dependent ammonia lyase yields the protein MNIYEKIGLQKVINASGRMTILGVSVLSDKSTEGFKEGSQNFVVMEDLMNKAGEIVSTYTKAEASCVTSSASAGIAIATASLITKDSQTMAENLHILNTDKREIIIQKGHVVNYGAPIKTMIELGGGKLVEVGQSNLTSEENITGNINENTVGIFYVKSHHSVQKGMLSLEKTIEIGKKYNLPVVVDAAAEEDLEKYAAMGTDMVIYSGSKAIEGPASGFITGKKELIKNCKLQYKGIGRAMKVDKGVIMSLLSALEQYSQKDEAKIEQENKKKAELLAEELKGIKGTEISVVKDEAGREIYRTEMKLKETKLNAEELINELESGNPAIYTRNYYKNQGKIHFDMRSVDEKEIGNIFKRIEEILG from the coding sequence GTGAATATATACGAAAAAATAGGTTTGCAGAAAGTAATAAATGCAAGCGGAAGAATGACAATATTAGGAGTGTCTGTATTATCAGATAAGAGTACAGAAGGATTCAAAGAAGGAAGCCAGAATTTCGTAGTAATGGAAGACCTTATGAATAAGGCGGGAGAAATAGTTTCCACTTATACAAAGGCTGAGGCAAGCTGCGTTACATCTTCTGCTTCTGCGGGAATAGCAATAGCTACTGCTTCTCTTATTACAAAAGACAGTCAGACAATGGCAGAAAACCTTCATATACTAAATACTGATAAAAGAGAGATAATTATACAAAAAGGTCATGTGGTAAACTACGGTGCACCTATAAAGACAATGATAGAGCTTGGAGGCGGTAAGCTGGTGGAAGTGGGACAGTCGAACCTTACAAGCGAAGAAAATATAACAGGAAATATAAATGAAAATACAGTGGGAATATTTTATGTAAAGTCGCATCATAGTGTACAGAAAGGCATGCTTAGTCTGGAAAAAACAATAGAGATAGGAAAGAAATATAATCTGCCGGTAGTAGTAGATGCAGCAGCAGAGGAAGATCTGGAAAAATATGCGGCAATGGGAACTGATATGGTTATATACAGCGGTTCCAAGGCAATAGAAGGACCGGCTTCAGGGTTTATAACAGGGAAAAAGGAACTGATTAAGAATTGTAAGCTTCAGTATAAAGGAATAGGAAGAGCAATGAAAGTGGACAAAGGGGTAATCATGAGTCTCCTCAGTGCGCTTGAACAGTACAGTCAAAAGGATGAAGCTAAAATAGAACAGGAAAATAAGAAAAAGGCAGAGCTTCTGGCGGAGGAACTGAAAGGAATAAAGGGGACAGAAATATCGGTGGTAAAAGATGAAGCAGGAAGAGAGATATACAGAACAGAGATGAAGCTGAAAGAGACAAAACTAAATGCAGAAGAGCTGATCAATGAACTGGAAAGCGGAAATCCTGCGATATATACAAGAAATTATTATAAGAATCAGGGAAAAATACACTTTGATATGAGATCAGTGGATGAAAAGGAAATAGGCAATATATTTAAGAGAATAGAGGAAATATTGGGCTGA
- a CDS encoding amidohydrolase/deacetylase family metallohydrolase, translating into MIIKNGVLIDKNNGFHMSRKDIRIENGLIKEIADELVPLENEEILDIAGLAVAPGFTDIHTHVYHGKTAIGIDPDKVGIEQGVTAVVDAGTAGADTFEDFYERIIKKAKTRVYAFLNIASPGLMNLSELADLSNIEFDKVKETVEKYKGVIVGIKARASSSVVGENGIEPIRIAKETAKKLGLPIMVHIGNAPPKVEEVLNLMEKGDIITHCFHNKVNNLIREIGILPEAKAARERGVLFDVGHGNSSFSFDTGAKGIKEGFIPDFLSTDLYDKNIDKPVKSQITTLNKMLYLGLTLEDCIDKLTREPAKALSLGETGEIKTGFRADFTIFELVDNYMELSDSVDKTVKQKPYVKGKYSIVGGKVYECIQQN; encoded by the coding sequence ATGATTATTAAGAATGGGGTGTTGATTGACAAAAACAATGGTTTTCATATGAGCAGAAAGGATATCAGAATTGAAAACGGACTCATAAAGGAAATAGCAGACGAACTGGTTCCGCTTGAGAATGAAGAAATACTGGATATTGCAGGATTGGCAGTGGCTCCTGGTTTTACAGATATACATACACATGTGTATCACGGGAAAACAGCCATAGGAATAGATCCTGACAAAGTCGGTATAGAACAGGGTGTTACTGCTGTAGTAGATGCAGGAACAGCAGGTGCTGATACTTTTGAGGATTTTTATGAGCGTATTATAAAAAAGGCAAAGACAAGAGTATACGCCTTTTTGAATATAGCATCGCCCGGGTTGATGAACCTTAGCGAGTTAGCTGATTTATCCAATATTGAGTTTGACAAGGTAAAGGAAACCGTGGAAAAATACAAGGGTGTTATAGTAGGAATAAAAGCAAGGGCTTCCAGCTCTGTAGTAGGTGAAAATGGTATAGAGCCTATAAGGATAGCAAAAGAAACAGCTAAAAAGCTGGGACTTCCTATTATGGTACATATAGGAAATGCACCTCCAAAAGTAGAAGAGGTTTTGAATCTCATGGAAAAAGGAGATATAATAACGCATTGTTTTCACAATAAAGTAAATAATCTGATTAGAGAAATCGGAATTCTTCCTGAGGCAAAGGCTGCAAGGGAAAGAGGGGTACTTTTTGATGTAGGGCATGGAAATTCAAGCTTTTCATTTGATACTGGCGCCAAAGGTATAAAAGAAGGATTTATTCCTGACTTTTTAAGTACGGATCTTTATGATAAAAATATAGATAAGCCTGTAAAAAGCCAGATAACCACGCTGAATAAAATGTTATATCTTGGTCTCACGCTGGAGGATTGTATAGATAAGCTGACAAGAGAACCCGCAAAAGCACTTTCGCTGGGGGAAACAGGAGAAATAAAAACAGGATTCAGGGCTGATTTTACTATATTTGAATTGGTGGATAATTATATGGAATTAAGTGATTCTGTGGATAAAACTGTGAAACAGAAACCGTATGTAAAGGGAAAATACAGTATAGTAGGCGGGAAAGTATATGAATGTATACAGCAGAATTAA